Below is a genomic region from Spiroplasma endosymbiont of Dioctria linearis.
TATTGATCATTTAGTTAATGGTGGACAGTCAGAAATTGGAGTGGCTGGGGGAATATCATTATTTGCACAGTTTGGAGCCTTAATAGCTGTTATATTAGTAACAAAAAATATTAAACTGAGAAATCAAGGTTTAGGATTGATTTCTGCTGGTATTATTGGAATTACTGAGCCGATTTTATATCAAATTAACTTACCAAAACGACGACCTTTATATTCTGGATTAATAGCTGCTTTTGTCTTTGGAACATTATCAGGCATGCTAGGAGTAGCTCGTCGGGGTGGTTCTGGATTAGGAATCTTTGAATTAATTGGTTATTTCTCTGAACCAATGCTTGGTGGTTATTCTGAAATTTCACCTTTAGCAAATGGTTTAATGTATACTGGGTGTTGTTTAGGGTCGTTTTTCTTAGCTGCTATAATTTGCTACTTCTGATTTAGAGAAAGAAAAACAGAAAAAGTTTTAATAAAAGAGACTACTAAAGATTTAGTTAAATTAATTGCTTTACAAGAAGGTAAAGCCACTAAGGAAATTAAAGTAGAACTTAAAAAAATAAATAAATTATTAAATAAATTTAATAATAAAAATATAAAAGCATATGAGATAAAGATTCAAAACTTAATTTTTATTAGAACAAAAATTGCTAAATTAATAAGTCAACAAGAAAAAACAAAAGAGAAAATCCTGTTATTAGGTAAAAAACTAATGGCAGATAATAAAGTTGAACAAGCTAATAAATTAATTTTAAAGTATAAAAATTTTAATAAAAAATATGATGTATCAGAATGAAAAGAAAAATTAGAAATAGCTCAAAGGGAAATTAATTTTGAGGCTTTGGATAAATTAATTTCAAATAATTTATCAACTCTATTAGAAATACTAAATAAATTTGAAAAACAAATTGGTGCGGACAAAATAAGTCACATAAAAAATAATTACTATAATGCTTTAAATGCCCTGCGTATTAACTATGAGTTAGATATTGAAAGAGATAACATTTTGGATTTTAAAAAAGAGTTTAGAAATTTAAGAGGATAGACTATGAAAAGATATACATTTGATATCGGAGGAATGGGAACAAAATTTATTTTATTTGAGAATAAAAATAAAATAAGTTCTAAAATTATTAAATATAAGGAAGAAAATAAACCAGATAATGAAATTATATTTCAAACAAAATTAATTACAGTAATCAAAGAAATTACAAAAATATTAGATTTGGAAAAAGATGAGTTTGAATTAGCAATTCTAATTCCTGGAGTTGTAGACTCAGTCAAAAAACAAGTTCTAAGTAATTCAGCTATTTGTGATGTTGATTTAAATTTGGCTAAAATTTTTTCTAAATATAAAAATTGTAAAAAACTTGTTATTGAAAATGATGCACGTGCAGCTTTGATTGGAGAGTATTACTATCGAAGCAACTCAAAAATAATGACTCAAATTCATCTAACAATTGGAACTGGACTAGGAGGAGCTTTGATTATAAATAATAGAGTTCATAAGGGAAACCTTCTTAGAGCTGGAGAATTTGGTAGAGGTTTTGCCAGTTTAGAAGTGGGCCAAGATCTTCCAATTGTAGCATTTGGGAGTCTTGGATCAGTATTATTTAGATATAAGATGGCAATTAAGTCAGAAGAGTTTATTGATGGCGAAACAGCTTTTGCTATGTATGAAAAAAAAGACCCTATTATGATAACTTTGTTTGATAATTTAATTACAGCGCTAGCTAAACTAATAATTAATCTTGATTACATTCTTGATTATGACCTAATTACTTTAGGGGGAGGAATTAGTAATAACAAAAAGTTCATTGATCTAATATTTGCTAAATTATTAGAAGCGGAAAGTTTTAATTATGAGGGAAGAATACTATACCCTGATTTAATGGTAAAAAATAAAGTAGAGGTTGCAAAATTAAAAAACGAAGCAGCTTGCTATGGTGGATTATATATATTAGAATACGGAGATAAAATTTATGAATAAAATTAAAAAAGATTTTTTATGGGGGGCATCCACAAGTGCTTATCAAGTAGAAGGTTCAATTTTTGAAGGTGGTAAAGTACCTTCTGTAATGGATGACATTCATAAGTCACCAGGATATTCAAAAGAGATTACTAACTTTCATGATGCAACTGGTCATTATAAAAATTGAAATGAAGATGTAAAACTCTTTGCAGAAATGGGAATGAAGTCATATCGTTTCTCAATCTCATGACCTAGAATTATGAAAAATATTAATGGTGAAATAAATGAAGAAGGTATTAAGTTTTATGAGGATTTAATTAATGAATTAATTAAATATAAAATTGAGCCAATTGTAACAATATTTCACTTTGATTTTCCTAACTTTATTGATGAAGCAGGAGGATTAACTAGCAAGAGATTTGCAGATTTATTTGAAGATTATTGTAAGGTTTTATTTAAAGCTTACGGTAGCAAGATTAAATATTGATTAACAATTAATGAATTAAATATGTTTGCAATGGCTGCATCTGCAATTGGTTTAATGCCAAATGGGGAAAAAATTAATCGATGAGAGGTTATTCATATTCTAAATTTAGCCCAAGCTCGTGCTATAAATTTATGTCACAAAATATTGCCTAAGGCAAAAATAGGTCCAGCACCAAATATATCTTCAGTTTACTCAAACAGTTCAAAACCAATTGATTATACAGCAAAATTAAATATGGATATTGTTCGTAATTGAGTATATTTAGATATTGTTTGCAAAGGATATTATAGTCCAGTATTTTTAGAGTTTATTAAAAAAATTAAAGAAGATTTTGTAATTGACCCAAAGGATATGGAAGTAATTAAACAAGCTAAACCTGATTTTATTGCTTTTAATTATTATGCAACTATGACTGTAGAGATGCCTAAATCTAATGAGATAAATCAAGAAGCCAAAGATCAGCAAAATGGTTTTACAATACCTGGTTTCACTTCTTCTGTCAAAAATAAAAACCTTGAAAAAACTCAGTTTGGTTGAGAAATAGACCCTCAAGGTTTTAAAAATACTTTACGTGAAGTATATGATAGATACAATCTTCCTATTATGATTACTGAAAATGGTTTAGGTGCCAAAGACATTTTAACTAAAGAGGGTGAGATTCATGACACTTATCGTATAGAATATTACCAAAAACATATCTCAAAAATGTTGGAAGCAATTGATGAAGGCGTAGATATAATTGGTTATATGCCTTGAAGTGCTATTGATTTAATTTCAACTCATGAGGGAGTATCAAAACGTTATGGGTTTATTTATGTAAATCGTGACGAATTTGATTTAAAAGATATGAAACGTTATAAAAAAGATAGTTTTTACTGATACAAAGAATTAATTAAAACAAATGGAGGTTCAATATAATGAAATTTGAAAAAGAAGATTTTTTATGAGGAAGTGCAAGTTCAGCTGCACAAATTGAGGGGGCTTATCAAGTAGATGGTAAGTCATTAACCATTGCTGATTTAACACCATATATTGAGTTAAAAGATAAAAAAGACTTATCAAAAATTCACTCTTTAACAAAAGAAGACTTTTTAAGAGGTTTAGATCCAAATAGCCCTGATATATACCCAAAGCGATTGGGAAATGATTTTTATAATCGCTATAAAGAAGATATTAAGTTAATGAAAGATGCTGGTATGAAAATATATCGCTTATCAATTTCATGAGCTCGTATTTATCCAAATGGAGATGAGTTAGTCCCAAATGAAGCAGGATTAGCATTTTATGAGCGTGTCTTTAAAGAGTGTCGTGCTCAAGGAATGGAGATTATGGTAACTCTTAGTCACTTTGACTTTCCATATCCTATTTTAGAAAAATATAATGGATTTTTAAATCGTGAGGTAATTAAGTTATTTACTAAATATGCTAAAACTTTAATTGAGCGCTTTTCAAAATATGTTAAGTATTGATTACCATTTAATGAATTAAATATTTCATTAATTTATACTCACACTGGCTTAGGGTTTTTTACAGAAAGAGATAGCAACTATATGAATATCTTAAGAAAATCTTTTCAAGGGTTACATAATTTATTTATTGCCCAAGCAGAGATGATTAAGTTCGCTAAAAAATTTCCAGATATTAAAGTTGGTTGCATGGTATCTGATATGACAACATACTCATATGATTGCAATCCTATTAATGTATTTCATAATTTACAACAAGAACAAATTAGAAAATGGCTTTTCTTTGATGTAATGACTCGTGGTGAGTATCCAGGATATGCAAAGCGTTTTTTTAAAGAAAATAAAATAGAGTTTAAAATTTTTAATGGTGATATGGAATTACTAAAAAGTAATCCAATTGATTTTATTTCATTTAGTTATTATCAAACAAACACTTCATCAGTTACGGATAATGTTAGTCAAACTGGAGGTAATCTAATTATGGGGGGTGTTAATCCTTATTTAAAACAAACTCAATGAGGATGACAAATAGACCCTATTGGTTTGAGATATGAGTTAAATCAATTGTGAGATCGATATCAATTGCCTTTATTTATTTCTGAAAATGGAATTGGTGTAACTGAAACTTTAAATGAAAACAAATCAGTAGATGATGACTATAGAATTGATTACTTTAGAGAGCATTTCATTCAAATTAATGAAGCAATTAAAGATGGTGTTAATGTTTTTGGTTATACAATGTGAACAGCAATTGACCTAGTTAGTGGATCTACAAGTGAGTTTGACAAGCGTTATGGAATAGTTTATGTGGACTATGATGACAAACATAATGGAACTGGTGATAGGTATTTAAAAAAATCATATCATTGGTTTAAAAAATTTATGGAAACTAAGGAATTAAAATAAAAGAAAAGAGAATTACATTAATTTGTAATTCTCTTTTCTTTTAATTAATATATTTTAATCGACTATTTTATTGAAAATTTCATCAATACTAGTCAGATCTTCGGGTTTATTATTGATTTTAAAGCCATATCCTTGCTCTTTTACATATTTAGGTATAATATGCTCGTGATAGTGAAATACCATTTGAAAGGCCTCTGAGCCTTGATTGGAGACATAATTAATACCTTTTGAGTTTAACTTTTCTCTTAACATTTTAGCAACAATTTTTTTGGTTTTAGCAACTTCTTGCAAATAAAGATCTTCTGTTTCTTCATAATTTTCAAAATGTTTTTTTGGAATAACTAAAGAATGACCATCACTATTTGGAAAAATATCAAGAAAGGCTAGGGTATATTCATTTTCATAAAAAACCTTAGAGGCCATTTCCTTATTAACAATTTTACAAAAAATACAATCCATATTTTAACTCCTCGTTTCTTAAATATTTTATAAAAAAAATAAACCTAATGGGGGTTTATTTTTAATTTTATTCGTCTTTATCATCTTCACTTTTAATATATGTTCCAATTTTATCTCAAAGACCAGCATAATAAACATCATCTTTATCCAAGTATTTTGAATATATGATTGTTTTAGCTAAATCACTTGAATTAGCATCTTTTGAAATTCCAAACATAATTTGATTTAATAAAGCTTCTTGTTTTTTTGCATCTGTTGCTAATTGAGCAACATCTTTTGAATGTAAAGTTGAGTTATTTTTATTATTTCATCTATCCTTATAAATAGTGTCATTTCCAATAGTGTTACTAAATTTTATAGCACTTTGTTCTTTATTATCTTTACCAACAATTTTATAAGTTGCTTCTTCACTATTAGATCCACCTAGTAATTCAATCATATAGATTGGAAGAACAATTACTAAATCTGCATAGTTATTATTTTCTGCATCCATAGTTAAGAAGTTTTCTGAACTTGATTTTATAATACCAGGACCATTATTTCATGATTTTACTTTAGCTTCGTAAGCTTTACCTGCAATTGGGCTTTCCCCAATTGCATTATCACCATCATAAATAGTTAAACCTTGATAACCTTGTAATCCAAAGTATGAGTCATAAGCAGTTTTATTATCATTAATAACAAGTGCATCATCTTTAAAGATATCTACAATTTCCTTTATTGATTTTCCTTCTTTTAAAGCACCACTGCTAGTATTTAAAATATCTTTTTTGGCATTAATTTTATTATTTATTTGATCTATTGCTTCTGCTTTAGTAACATCAAATTTTAAAGTTCAAACCATTTTAACATTTGATTTTCAATATTCATTAATTGAGGTTTCATTTAATGTTTGTGTTTTTGAAAACATTGCTGAAGAAGGGTTAATGAATGGTGCTTTTTTTTCTTCAATTGTTTTAATATTAAACATTGTTGATTTTAAGTAGGCATTTGTTAAAAGATTATCATTCATATCTTCTAACAATTTAGATTCAAAATAATCTTGAAATCTTAAATATAATGCAGATTTTGCACTAATATTTTCAAATTCATTTTTTTTATTTTTAACTCAAAACATTGATGAACCATTTTCTTGATATTCTTTTGTTAATTCTTCAATTGTAGGTAGTTTACTTTTACCTGTAATTGTACCATTATTTCCTTGTTCATTTGAGAATTTTCAAATGCTATCTTGAGCTTCACCAGTAGGTTTAGAATCAGAAATATAAATATATGGATTAGAACTATTAACTTCTACTTGTTCACCGCTCACAGAATTTACTTTTGTTTGATCATTTTGAATGTTTAAATTATAATTATTTCTTATTGCTCAATAATCAAGTCTTGTTGTTCCAATTGATTTTGTATAATCTTCAAAAAGTTTATTTTCAGCAATTGTTCTAGATTCAAGACTGTATTTAGTTTTAAATGATTCTTCAATTCCTTTATCTTTATCAGAAGTATAAAGTTCTTTAAAATCTAAACTTTTAAACATAGTGTTTGTTGAATCAAAACTATATTGTAATGATAATAATTCATTTATCATGTTAACAATTACAGATTCAATTTCAGCATCTGTAAATAATGAACCAAAATCAATGTTTGCAAGGTCTTTATTACCAGATATTTGTACTAATAATTTTTTAGCTAATTCTTTATTTAATTTTGGTTTAGTTATTCTTGCACTTGTACAAGCTACAACAAGAGAAGGGGTAGATACAGTTAATGAAACTGCACTAAGTATTCCTAATAATTTTTTCATTATTTACTACCTCCTTTTTTGAAAGAAAGATATGATGTTTCAATGTTTTTAATAATTGAATTATAATCAAAGACTACTGATTTTAAATTATTATTTAAAGTCATATCACCTGTAGTTTCTTCCTTTATTGTTGGTTTTCAGAATATTTCAATAGTTTTTGAAACAATTTTTTCTTTATATTCACTGTTATCTAAAAGTAATTTTGGATAACCACTTGCATCAGTTTTTGTTTTTATTTCATCAGTTCATTTTTCACTAGCTTCAATGAATAAGATAGCTGGATCAATTGCTGTTAAACTTTGTTTTGAATTAACTGCTGCATAGAATCAAGATTGAGTTTTTTGAATAACTTCTTCTTCTTGACTTTTTTCTTCACTTATATTGAAAGTAATATAATTATTTATAAATTCTTCTTGACTAAATGATGAGTCATTTTCTTTTTCTTTTTCTTTTACTTTTGAAATAGTTTTAAAATAATCAAATACTGATGTCATTCAATATGATGCAGAACCATCTGTTGAAGAAGATACTTGTGCTCAAGTTTTAACTTCTGACATGATATCAAAACTATATGCAGAACCTGTAATTCCTTTTAACATTGAAGAGTTTGTTAAATAATGTAAGTAGGGGTTAACTACTGTTTTATTTAATTTCCCATATGTACCATCTTTACTTCTATTTGTTTGTAAAGCAGCTACTTTTTCAGTATCTTGTAAAGCATTATATTTTTTGAATTCATTTAATTCTGCTAGTGTATCTTCATTAATCTTATTGTCTATAATTCCTTCTTGACGTTTACCTTCTTTTGAAGCTGAATTTTCAATTAAATATTTGTATCCGTCAATTTGAACTATGTGTAATCCAGTAGAATCTACATAATAAACTCTTCCTTGTTCTTTACTATATACATAGAATTTTTTACCGTCTTTTTTTTCTCTTGAAATTTCGTTAATTAAATTTTCTAATCTTTTTTCGCCTTCTGTTGGAACAAATTCTTTTCCATTTGCTTTAACATCATCACTTAGAATAAAGTCATAAACAACTGCTCTCATATCTTGAGTAAAATCTGTTGAGTTGCTTAAAGTCATAAGTTTATCGTAGTTTTTTACAGTTGCTTTTGGATGTTTATCTGTTTTTGCTTCAACCATTCATCTTCTTCAAGTATTAGTTGAGTTATCATTTGCTATTTGCTCTAGTAATTCATTAGTATTTTTTTCATCATTTCCATCTAATGATTGGAAATCTGATACTGTAACTCCATCATCGAATTTTCCATTTTCAGAAAATGGAACCACAACTTCACTTATAGCAAGAGGGGCTTGAGTATTATAGAAACGATCTAAGAAAAATTTCTGTGAATTACTTAAGAAACCTGCTCTTGAGTTATTTGTATCACTTATTGTGAAGTTATTTAAATTAACTGGAGTATCATGTAAAATTGTCTCTTTTTCAATTTTGCTTACTTCTTTAGCAGCAGCAGCAATATCGGCATCACTTGATTCAGAAGTTAATTTAGTTTCTTCTCAATTACTTGTATCACTTTTTGTTGAATTTTTAATTTGAGCTATTTGATCTAAATCAGCTCTTAAATAACTTGCAATTATTGCATCGTTATCTTTATTGTCATTAATTACTTTTTTAAGTGCGTTATATTTTTTAATAATATCATTTGAACTTATTCAAGTAACTCCTGTTTGATCAGTGTTAATTAAAACATCTAATAACGTTTTTGAAGCGTTATTATTTGTATCTGTTAACAGAAGATCTGCTTTGTATTTGTTTTCTAGGAAGTTTTTATCCATTGACTTGACATCATCTTGATAAACGCTGTACTTATCTACAAGCATTTTATTTCATTCTTTTTCTCATTTTTTACCGTGTTCTTTTTTATATACATCTTTTTCATTAACTATTTGTCTATCAACAATTGAAATAAGATTTGTTCATCTTTCTTTTAAAGTGTTTTTTAAATCATAGTTTGTATATAAGTTATCTTCATCTATTACAAATTCATTTTCTTCTGAATCTATATTAGCTAGAATAGATAAATTAATCATTTTCAATAGGTCTAAAGTAAGTTTTTCTCTATTTTTTGGACCATTTGATGAGTTAATTAATTTTCATAGAATATCAGTAGATGTAATTTTTGCTTTTCCATCTATTGATTGTAAAAATTGAATAAGAATTGAGTTTCCGTTTTCTTTAATGTCATAGTCAGTACCACAAGCAACAGCCATTGTTGCTGTTGTTGCTGTTA
It encodes:
- a CDS encoding lipoprotein, whose amino-acid sequence is MKKLLGILSAVSLTVSTPSLVVACTSARITKPKLNKELAKKLLVQISGNKDLANIDFGSLFTDAEIESVIVNMINELLSLQYSFDSTNTMFKSLDFKELYTSDKDKGIEESFKTKYSLESRTIAENKLFEDYTKSIGTTRLDYWAIRNNYNLNIQNDQTKVNSVSGEQVEVNSSNPYIYISDSKPTGEAQDSIWKFSNEQGNNGTITGKSKLPTIEELTKEYQENGSSMFWVKNKKNEFENISAKSALYLRFQDYFESKLLEDMNDNLLTNAYLKSTMFNIKTIEEKKAPFINPSSAMFSKTQTLNETSINEYWKSNVKMVWTLKFDVTKAEAIDQINNKINAKKDILNTSSGALKEGKSIKEIVDIFKDDALVINDNKTAYDSYFGLQGYQGLTIYDGDNAIGESPIAGKAYEAKVKSWNNGPGIIKSSSENFLTMDAENNNYADLVIVLPIYMIELLGGSNSEEATYKIVGKDNKEQSAIKFSNTIGNDTIYKDRWNNKNNSTLHSKDVAQLATDAKKQEALLNQIMFGISKDANSSDLAKTIIYSKYLDKDDVYYAGLWDKIGTYIKSEDDKDE
- a CDS encoding glycoside hydrolase family 1 protein; translation: MNKIKKDFLWGASTSAYQVEGSIFEGGKVPSVMDDIHKSPGYSKEITNFHDATGHYKNWNEDVKLFAEMGMKSYRFSISWPRIMKNINGEINEEGIKFYEDLINELIKYKIEPIVTIFHFDFPNFIDEAGGLTSKRFADLFEDYCKVLFKAYGSKIKYWLTINELNMFAMAASAIGLMPNGEKINRWEVIHILNLAQARAINLCHKILPKAKIGPAPNISSVYSNSSKPIDYTAKLNMDIVRNWVYLDIVCKGYYSPVFLEFIKKIKEDFVIDPKDMEVIKQAKPDFIAFNYYATMTVEMPKSNEINQEAKDQQNGFTIPGFTSSVKNKNLEKTQFGWEIDPQGFKNTLREVYDRYNLPIMITENGLGAKDILTKEGEIHDTYRIEYYQKHISKMLEAIDEGVDIIGYMPWSAIDLISTHEGVSKRYGFIYVNRDEFDLKDMKRYKKDSFYWYKELIKTNGGSI
- a CDS encoding ROK family protein; translation: MKRYTFDIGGMGTKFILFENKNKISSKIIKYKEENKPDNEIIFQTKLITVIKEITKILDLEKDEFELAILIPGVVDSVKKQVLSNSAICDVDLNLAKIFSKYKNCKKLVIENDARAALIGEYYYRSNSKIMTQIHLTIGTGLGGALIINNRVHKGNLLRAGEFGRGFASLEVGQDLPIVAFGSLGSVLFRYKMAIKSEEFIDGETAFAMYEKKDPIMITLFDNLITALAKLIINLDYILDYDLITLGGGISNNKKFIDLIFAKLLEAESFNYEGRILYPDLMVKNKVEVAKLKNEAACYGGLYILEYGDKIYE
- a CDS encoding glycoside hydrolase family 1 protein, whose amino-acid sequence is MKFEKEDFLWGSASSAAQIEGAYQVDGKSLTIADLTPYIELKDKKDLSKIHSLTKEDFLRGLDPNSPDIYPKRLGNDFYNRYKEDIKLMKDAGMKIYRLSISWARIYPNGDELVPNEAGLAFYERVFKECRAQGMEIMVTLSHFDFPYPILEKYNGFLNREVIKLFTKYAKTLIERFSKYVKYWLPFNELNISLIYTHTGLGFFTERDSNYMNILRKSFQGLHNLFIAQAEMIKFAKKFPDIKVGCMVSDMTTYSYDCNPINVFHNLQQEQIRKWLFFDVMTRGEYPGYAKRFFKENKIEFKIFNGDMELLKSNPIDFISFSYYQTNTSSVTDNVSQTGGNLIMGGVNPYLKQTQWGWQIDPIGLRYELNQLWDRYQLPLFISENGIGVTETLNENKSVDDDYRIDYFREHFIQINEAIKDGVNVFGYTMWTAIDLVSGSTSEFDKRYGIVYVDYDDKHNGTGDRYLKKSYHWFKKFMETKELK
- a CDS encoding lipoprotein, with protein sequence MKKLLTLLGSVSLTATTATMAVACGTDYDIKENGNSILIQFLQSIDGKAKITSTDILWKLINSSNGPKNREKLTLDLLKMINLSILANIDSEENEFVIDEDNLYTNYDLKNTLKERWTNLISIVDRQIVNEKDVYKKEHGKKWEKEWNKMLVDKYSVYQDDVKSMDKNFLENKYKADLLLTDTNNNASKTLLDVLINTDQTGVTWISSNDIIKKYNALKKVINDNKDNDAIIASYLRADLDQIAQIKNSTKSDTSNWEETKLTSESSDADIAAAAKEVSKIEKETILHDTPVNLNNFTISDTNNSRAGFLSNSQKFFLDRFYNTQAPLAISEVVVPFSENGKFDDGVTVSDFQSLDGNDEKNTNELLEQIANDNSTNTWRRWMVEAKTDKHPKATVKNYDKLMTLSNSTDFTQDMRAVVYDFILSDDVKANGKEFVPTEGEKRLENLINEISREKKDGKKFYVYSKEQGRVYYVDSTGLHIVQIDGYKYLIENSASKEGKRQEGIIDNKINEDTLAELNEFKKYNALQDTEKVAALQTNRSKDGTYGKLNKTVVNPYLHYLTNSSMLKGITGSAYSFDIMSEVKTWAQVSSSTDGSASYWMTSVFDYFKTISKVKEKEKENDSSFSQEEFINNYITFNISEEKSQEEEVIQKTQSWFYAAVNSKQSLTAIDPAILFIEASEKWTDEIKTKTDASGYPKLLLDNSEYKEKIVSKTIEIFWKPTIKEETTGDMTLNNNLKSVVFDYNSIIKNIETSYLSFKKGGSK
- a CDS encoding HIT family protein translates to MDCIFCKIVNKEMASKVFYENEYTLAFLDIFPNSDGHSLVIPKKHFENYEETEDLYLQEVAKTKKIVAKMLREKLNSKGINYVSNQGSEAFQMVFHYHEHIIPKYVKEQGYGFKINNKPEDLTSIDEIFNKIVD